A window of Chryseobacterium sp. IHB B 17019 genomic DNA:
AAAAACCTCAGTTTAAAGAATTATTGACAGAAAAGCTTGATAAAGTTTTAGTACATAAATTTTGGGGATATATAGTTTTTTTGATGATTTTATTAATCATCTTCCAAAGCGTTTTCTTCCTGGCCGAATATCCAATGAACTGGATCGACGATCTCTTCTCATGGACGGCCGCTTTCACGAGCGAACATTTACCGGAAGGACCTATCAACTCATTGATATCCAACGGAATTGTTCCGGGAATCGGAGGAATTGTAGTATTTGCGCCGCAAATTGGGATTTTACTGTATTTCCTGTATTTACTGGAAGATTCAGGATATATGGCGAGAGTTGTTTTCCTGATGGACAGGCTTTTACGACCATTTGGATTAAACGGGAAAAGCATCGTTCCGCTGGTTTCTGGGACGGCTTGTGCAATTCCGGCGGTAATTTCCACCAGAAATATTGAAAATTTAAAAGAAAGACTGTTAACCATTCTGGTAACACCCTTTATGACGTGTTCGGCAAGGCTTCCGGTGTACAGCATCATCATCGGATTGATTATTTCGGACGGAACATTTTTAGGAATAAAATATAAAGCTTTGGTGTTGATGGGGATGTATCTGCTCGGTTTCGCCGTAGCATTATTTTCCGCAGCAATTCTTAAAAGATTTATTAAAAATAAAGGTAAAACGTATCTGGTAATGGATTTGCCGACGTATAAAAAACCGCTTTTCGGATATGATCTTAAAATGGTTTTGGGTAAAGTCTGGGATTTTATTACCGGAGCGGGAAAAATTATTTTCATTGTAAGTATCATCATTTGGTTTCTGAGTTATTTCGGTCCAAAACAGAAGCCGAATCAATTTGTAGCCACGAATGTTGAGCTTGATCATTCCTACCTCGCCAAAATGGGAAAAGGAATTGAGCCGATAATTGAACCACTCGGCTACGATTGGAAAATGGGCGTCGGAATTCTGACGAGCTTCGTGGCAAGGGAAGTTTTCGTAGGAACGATGTCTACGCTGTACAGCCTGGAAGATGATGCTCCGGAAGTGAAAGTAATCGATAAAATGAAAAGAGACGTAAAACCCAACGGCGAAAAAGTTTTCAGTTTTGCAACAGGGGTTTCGGTACTTTTATTTTACGCATTTGCAATGCAGTGTGTTTCCACACTCGCAGTAGTCTACAGAGAAACCAAAAGCTGGAGATGGACCGGCCTACAGGTTGTGATGATGACAGGTTTGGCATATTTTGTGTCGATGATAGCATATCAGATTTTAAAGTAATGGATTCGCTTATTTTACAATATATTATTGTTTTTTTGGTCGTTGCATTTGCCTGCTATTCTTTATTTAAGATACTCAGGAAGAATTTTGCCCCGAAAAAATTCAGCTCAAAAAGAACAAACTGCGACAAAGATTGTGGATGTTCATAGGTTTTTAACACTATGAATTAAAAAAAACACTATTTTCAGCTCCGAAATATTAAGTTAACTCTATTTGAAACCAAAAGCAGCATATCTTTTTTTACTTGGTCTGTTGTACACGCCTGCGGATGCCCAGATCGACAGTACAAAAATCAAATCTTATGTAGATCAGGTAATGATCCGTGTCAATCTGGATACGAATCTGGAGAGTTTTACCTTTTCAGAAACGGATCAGGAAAATGTGATTAAAGAGATGGAATTTTCCATCAACAATAAGACAAAAACATCATTATCTCTTGATTACAGAAATATAAGTGCCACTTTATCCTTTGCTCCGAAATTTTTCCCTGGGAATAATGATAATGAATTGAAGGGAAACAGCTCTTACACAGATTTCAGATTAAGGTTTTTTCCTAAAAGATTCATCCAGACGGTTTACTATAAAAATGTAAAAGGATTTTATATTGAAAATATGCAGGATCTGATTCCGGGGTGGCAGGAAGAAAGAGATGGTTATCTGCAGTTTCCGGATTTTAGGGTGCAGACCTTCGGTGGTTCGACTTCGTATGTTTTAAAGAAAGATTTTTCGTTAAAAAGCATTTATACACAGAGCGAATGGCAGAAAAACAGCAGCGGAAGCTGGGTGCCGTTTTTAGATTATGACCTTACAATTTTCAGGGATGTCCTTGATGGCCAGAAAATTAAAGAATATCAATATAACATTGGAGCTAATATCGGCTACTTTTACAATTGGGTAATTGCCGATAAAGTAAGTGTTGCTCCTTATTTAACGGTAGGTTTCGGAGGAAAATTCACAAGCTTCAGAGATACTCTGGAAGATGGATCAAAAGGACCGAAAGAAAAAGCACAATATGCTACCGTGAGAGGGTCGGGAGGACTTCACATCGGATATAATTCAGATCGATTTTTATTTGGTGGAAAACTTAATTTCAATGCGTCTGCGTATGATGAGAAGGACAATTATACTGTTGAGAACAACAATATCTACGGATTAATCTATATAGGATATCGTTTTGCACCGCCAAAAGCAGTAAAAAACACTTATGATAAAATTCAAAAGAAGGTTCCTATTTTATAAGTATCTTTGCACAAAATTTATTTAAACTTTAAAAAAATATAAAAATATAATGTCGTTAATCAAATCTATTTCAGGGATCAGAGGAACTATCGGTGGAAGAGTAAATGATAACCTGACACCACTTGATGTTGTAAAATTTGCTTCGGCGTTCGGAACTTGGCTTCAGAATGAAAAAAATAAAAAAGATTTAACATTAATCATCGGAAGAGACGCAAGAATTTCCGGACAAATGGTTTCTTCTTTGGTTACAGCGACATTACAGGGACTTGGAATTAATGTAGTTGATCTGGGACTTTCTACCACTCCGACTGTTGAAATAATGGTTCCGGAACTGAAAGCAGACGGCGGAATTATCCTTACTGCTTCCCACAACCCTAAACAGTGGAATGCCCTGAAATTGTTAAACGATAAAGGAGAATTCATCAGTGGAGAAAATGGCGCAGAAGTGTTGGCTTTGGCTGAAAGCGAAGACTTCAATTATGCAGAAGTTGATGATTTGGGTAAGTATGAAACGAGAGATGATGCTTTTGATA
This region includes:
- a CDS encoding DUF4421 family protein → MKPKAAYLFLLGLLYTPADAQIDSTKIKSYVDQVMIRVNLDTNLESFTFSETDQENVIKEMEFSINNKTKTSLSLDYRNISATLSFAPKFFPGNNDNELKGNSSYTDFRLRFFPKRFIQTVYYKNVKGFYIENMQDLIPGWQEERDGYLQFPDFRVQTFGGSTSYVLKKDFSLKSIYTQSEWQKNSSGSWVPFLDYDLTIFRDVLDGQKIKEYQYNIGANIGYFYNWVIADKVSVAPYLTVGFGGKFTSFRDTLEDGSKGPKEKAQYATVRGSGGLHIGYNSDRFLFGGKLNFNASAYDEKDNYTVENNNIYGLIYIGYRFAPPKAVKNTYDKIQKKVPIL
- the feoB gene encoding ferrous iron transport protein B; protein product: MQDTQKKQVLLVGNPNVGKSTVFNALCNKKQKTGNYAGVTVASHSGHYTFKNEEVEVIDLPGSYSIYPSSEDEAIFSKFLIDEQKNYAGVIYILEALSLKRGLLLFQQIQDLGVPMILVVNQIDQAERRGINIDIQKFSDALGIKIIQTNAKEQIGIEEIKKAVLNNQFVKAEKQSFETPNEHKDFIQKVASHKGIDNEYKAWMSLSLGTDLGRIESIMGLMNDPDSKSLVPKRLQVQETVRRYQHVDKILSNVISKKPQFKELLTEKLDKVLVHKFWGYIVFLMILLIIFQSVFFLAEYPMNWIDDLFSWTAAFTSEHLPEGPINSLISNGIVPGIGGIVVFAPQIGILLYFLYLLEDSGYMARVVFLMDRLLRPFGLNGKSIVPLVSGTACAIPAVISTRNIENLKERLLTILVTPFMTCSARLPVYSIIIGLIISDGTFLGIKYKALVLMGMYLLGFAVALFSAAILKRFIKNKGKTYLVMDLPTYKKPLFGYDLKMVLGKVWDFITGAGKIIFIVSIIIWFLSYFGPKQKPNQFVATNVELDHSYLAKMGKGIEPIIEPLGYDWKMGVGILTSFVAREVFVGTMSTLYSLEDDAPEVKVIDKMKRDVKPNGEKVFSFATGVSVLLFYAFAMQCVSTLAVVYRETKSWRWTGLQVVMMTGLAYFVSMIAYQILK